In the genome of Bacteroidia bacterium, the window CAGTAGTAGGATGATCACCTGTTATCATAGCTACTTTTATACCTGCTTGCTGGCATTTTTTGATAGACTCTTTTGCTTCAGGCTTAATAGGATCAATTAGAGCAATTAGCCCAAGAATGGACAAATCTGTGTGAAGTTTGTATTCCTCATTTATGAGTTTGCCCTTTAATATAGCAATTACCCGATACCCTTTAGCAGCTAACTCTTCTGCTTTTTGTAAAAAGTATTTCTTTTCGAGCTCATTTGAGACGTAAGGTACTAATACTTCAATAGCACCCTTAGCTACTATGTATTTGTGATTATCTTTTTCATAGAAAGTTGCAGCGTACTTATTTTCAGATTCAAAAGGGATCTGAGCAAAAATTTTTACTTTTTGGTAGATATCCCCAGGAGTTATACCTGCCTTGTAAGTCAAAGCTAACAAGGCTACATCTATAGCGTCACCTTCATAGGTCCATGTGTTTTTTTCTTTTTTTAATACAGCTTCATTACATATTGTAACAGCTTCAACAATTTGCATCAATTTATCTTCATATTTATCTTCTACTTCAATTTTGCCCTCTCCATTATAGCCTTGACCCGTGACTTTTGCTTTTATTCCATCTTTGAAAATGATTTCTCTAACTGTCTGCTGGTCTAGCGTAAGTGTACCCGTTTTATCGGAAGCAATATAGGTACAACTTCCCAATCCTTCTACTGCAGAAAGCCTGCGAACAATTACATTTCTTCTTGCCATCCGAGATGCCGAAATGGATAAAGCTACCGTCATAGCTATAGGTAGCCCCTCTGGAATAGCAGAAACAGCCATAGCTATACCTACAAAAAATATTTCATACAGAGCAATCCCTCTTATTAAGCCTATTAGAATTACTGCAATCGTAGCAACTAATACAGCTACACTAATTTTTTTAGAAAAACGTTCCATACGATCTATCAATGGAACTTTTTGAACACCTACATTCCTAATCGAATGTGCAATTTTACCTATCTCGGTTTGTAAACCTGTGGCGACTACTACAGCTAGCCCTCTACCTCTTGTAACGGTCGTACCTGCAAATAGCATGTTCTTTCTGTCACCAAGGGCAACATTCTCTCCCTGAATAACTTCGCTTTCCTTGACCACAGGTAAAGACTCTCCTGTAAGAAGAGCTTCTTCCACGGTTAATCCGTGAGACTCTATAATACGCATGTCAGCAGGCACTTTAATCCCCGATTCCAACCACACAATATCTCCTGGTACCAACTCGGAAGAGTCTATACTCTTTTTTTCTCCTTCTCGAATAACATTAGCTTTTGATTTCATCATCTCTCGTAGGGCTAACGCGCTTTTCTCTGCTCGCCACTCCTGGTAAGCCCCTATACTACCATTGATAAAAATAATAAAAAAAATGAAAAAAGCATCTTTATACTCCTGTATAAATAAAGATATTCCCCCTGCTACCAAAAGAACATATATCAAAGGACTAGTAAACTGATGTAAAATAATTTTGCCTATACCAACTTTGTGTAGTTGTGGAAGGATATTTTTTCCGTATTGACTTAATCGCTGCTTTGCTACTTCATTGTTTAAACCATTTCTGGAAGTATTTAAGAGTGATAAAATATCGCTTATGTTTTGTTGATGCCAGTTCATATGAATGAAATAGAACTTAAATTTATCAAATCAAATCTTGTGAATACAAAATTTATAGTTGATACGTTATTAAATATATGTTAAATGTATGCTAAAATTTCGTATTTTTGAAGATAACATGAATAATATGCGTTCAAGGCTTTTTTTGTTGATATGTTTCTTCTTTTTCTTGTTCTTGTTGATAAGTTGCAAAAAAGATAAACCTGCTCCATCTAATCATAGTTCATCTGCACCTGTAGAAACCTTATACCCTACTGAAATTGCTACCCTCATGACGCAAAACTGTGCAAATGCAGGTTGCCACGATGGTAAAACTAATCCTGCTTCCCTAGCTCTAGATACATGGGAAAATGCTATGAAGGGGGCAAGTTATGGTTCAGTAATTATCCCATACAGACCTAATTTGAGTTATCTATTTTTACACAGTAATACTTATCCTGCTTTGGGAAACAGTATTCTGCCAATTATGCCTCCTTCTTATTTTTCTCCTCCCTTAGACTCTGCAAGCG includes:
- a CDS encoding HAD-IC family P-type ATPase, with the protein product MNWHQQNISDILSLLNTSRNGLNNEVAKQRLSQYGKNILPQLHKVGIGKIILHQFTSPLIYVLLVAGGISLFIQEYKDAFFIFFIIFINGSIGAYQEWRAEKSALALREMMKSKANVIREGEKKSIDSSELVPGDIVWLESGIKVPADMRIIESHGLTVEEALLTGESLPVVKESEVIQGENVALGDRKNMLFAGTTVTRGRGLAVVVATGLQTEIGKIAHSIRNVGVQKVPLIDRMERFSKKISVAVLVATIAVILIGLIRGIALYEIFFVGIAMAVSAIPEGLPIAMTVALSISASRMARRNVIVRRLSAVEGLGSCTYIASDKTGTLTLDQQTVREIIFKDGIKAKVTGQGYNGEGKIEVEDKYEDKLMQIVEAVTICNEAVLKKEKNTWTYEGDAIDVALLALTYKAGITPGDIYQKVKIFAQIPFESENKYAATFYEKDNHKYIVAKGAIEVLVPYVSNELEKKYFLQKAEELAAKGYRVIAILKGKLINEEYKLHTDLSILGLIALIDPIKPEAKESIKKCQQAGIKVAMITGDHPTTALAIAQELGIAADKDEIISGVELSMLSKSELSEVVDKKRVFARVSPQQKMDIVEILQEKGNFVAVTGDGVNDAPALKIAHIGVAMGYGTDVAKEAASIIVTDNNFSSIAAGVEEGRYAYDNIRKIIYLLISTGLAEILMIILSLIVGLPVPFLAAQLLWLNLVTNGIQDISLAFEKGEKEVMNFPPRNPKESIFDKKMITQVVIAGISMTLVAFFVWYLCTKQFNYTKESARNLTLLAMVLLQNFHVFNCRSERKSIFKVPLSHNWILIAGVGIAQAVHIIAMHIPFLAEILHIHPVSIQEWVYVCLASMLVVIVSEVYKLISKK